One window of Dyadobacter sandarakinus genomic DNA carries:
- a CDS encoding ABC transporter ATP-binding protein: MADPVCIAIEDVSKRYASAQENSLSDISLNISKSDVYGLLGPNGAGKTSLISILCGIIPPTSGEVTYYLDGQAVSNRARKQLIGFVPQEYAFYQELTPRQNLDYFGALYNMPSGKLRERREHLLEVLGLGKAADRKVGTFSGGMKRRVNLAIGIIHEPQILFLDEPTVGVDVQSRNAIIRYLELLNEQGTTIIYTSHHLSEAEAFCRHIALIDHGKVIAEGAMENLKAVHQVPSLHDLFIKLTGEEYRD; encoded by the coding sequence ATGGCCGATCCGGTATGCATTGCGATAGAGGACGTCAGCAAACGTTATGCCTCCGCACAGGAGAACAGTCTGTCGGATATTTCCCTCAACATTAGCAAGTCGGATGTTTATGGCCTGCTCGGACCCAATGGAGCCGGCAAAACCAGCCTTATTTCCATTCTTTGCGGCATCATACCACCAACTTCCGGAGAAGTCACCTATTACCTGGACGGGCAGGCAGTCAGTAATCGTGCGCGCAAGCAGCTGATCGGTTTTGTCCCGCAGGAATATGCATTTTACCAGGAGCTGACGCCGCGTCAGAACCTTGACTATTTTGGCGCTTTGTATAACATGCCTTCCGGCAAATTGCGGGAAAGACGTGAACATTTGCTGGAAGTACTTGGGCTCGGCAAGGCAGCCGACCGGAAGGTAGGTACTTTTTCGGGAGGCATGAAGCGGCGGGTCAATCTGGCGATCGGTATTATACATGAACCACAAATTCTCTTCCTGGACGAACCTACCGTAGGTGTGGATGTACAAAGCCGCAATGCAATCATCCGCTATCTGGAATTGCTGAACGAGCAGGGTACTACCATTATTTACACCTCACACCATTTGTCGGAAGCCGAGGCTTTTTGCCGGCATATTGCGCTGATTGATCATGGAAAGGTTATTGCAGAGGGGGCAATGGAAAATCTGAAAGCCGTTCATCAAGTACCCAGTCTGCACGATTTGTTTATTAAGCTGACAGGGGAGGAATACCGGGACTGA